The Thermoplasma acidophilum DSM 1728 genome includes a window with the following:
- a CDS encoding glycoside hydrolase family 15 protein: MAFHGLVKYDDITIDGYPKIQYHGFIGNNRTAMLVAMNGFIDWGCLPNFNSPAVFSSILDKKKGGYFAIYPTDTHDLYVDQYYKELTNILVTEFIKNGKVILRTTDFMPDSEYGKISFPEVHRFVETFSDPVRITIDFKPAFNYATERPLIQRVQHGFIFSTEKENMGISTEFQLKKNADHVFADVDMEPRSSSWVIALYGIHHLYRPTDYKSYLRLQETTDYWRKWASNSTYSGMYHSMVMRSALALKVLFYEPTGMMVAAPTASLPEAIGGERNWDYRYTWIRDTAYVIEALATIGYKREAVSFLYDMMDVISRENKIRTIYSIDNSDDFVERELDFEGYRGSRPVRIGNKAVDQLQIDQYGSIVRAIHAMEKAGGVVNSYLWDFVEEMMAKIEYLWKYPDSSIWEFRTEPKQYVYSKVMSWAAFDSAITMARDLGLTAPIKKWKGIQDEIWNDVMTKGFDPQTNSFVQYYGSKNVDASLLRLPILGFIPANDERFIGTMKRIEDELMVDGYLFRRYREDDGLKGDEGSFLMLTFWYIEDLILMKRLKAARAALESIIEKANHLGLYSEEIDEKTGDFLGNFPQALSHLGIIRVAPKLEEAFLKRVSKINE, from the coding sequence ATGGCCTTTCATGGTCTTGTTAAATATGATGATATAACAATTGACGGATATCCGAAGATACAGTATCACGGGTTCATTGGAAATAACAGAACCGCAATGCTCGTGGCGATGAATGGTTTTATAGACTGGGGATGCCTTCCAAACTTCAATTCTCCTGCTGTTTTCTCTTCCATACTGGATAAGAAGAAGGGGGGATATTTCGCCATATACCCGACGGACACGCACGATCTGTACGTTGATCAGTACTATAAGGAGCTGACTAACATACTAGTAACAGAATTCATAAAGAATGGGAAGGTAATCCTGAGAACCACAGACTTCATGCCAGATTCCGAATACGGAAAGATAAGCTTCCCGGAGGTCCACAGGTTTGTTGAGACCTTCTCAGATCCTGTTCGTATAACTATCGATTTCAAACCAGCGTTCAATTACGCGACGGAGAGGCCCCTGATACAGAGGGTCCAGCATGGGTTCATTTTCAGCACAGAAAAGGAAAATATGGGGATATCAACAGAATTCCAGCTGAAGAAAAATGCAGATCACGTCTTTGCGGATGTGGATATGGAACCCAGGAGTTCGTCATGGGTTATCGCTCTCTACGGGATACATCATCTGTACAGGCCAACGGATTACAAGTCGTATTTGAGGCTGCAGGAGACCACTGACTACTGGAGAAAATGGGCCTCGAATTCTACATACTCCGGTATGTACCACAGCATGGTCATGAGGTCTGCGCTTGCCCTGAAGGTGCTCTTCTACGAACCAACCGGCATGATGGTTGCAGCACCGACTGCAAGCCTTCCGGAGGCTATTGGCGGCGAAAGGAACTGGGATTACAGGTATACGTGGATAAGGGATACTGCCTATGTCATTGAAGCTCTGGCCACCATAGGATACAAGCGCGAGGCAGTATCGTTTCTTTACGATATGATGGACGTCATATCCAGGGAAAACAAGATAAGGACCATATATAGCATCGATAACTCCGATGATTTTGTAGAGAGGGAGCTTGACTTTGAAGGCTACAGGGGTTCCAGGCCCGTGCGCATAGGCAACAAGGCTGTTGACCAGCTGCAGATAGACCAGTACGGTTCCATCGTACGGGCAATACACGCCATGGAGAAGGCCGGAGGCGTGGTGAACTCATACCTCTGGGACTTCGTTGAAGAGATGATGGCAAAGATCGAATACCTGTGGAAATATCCGGATTCCAGCATATGGGAATTCAGAACGGAGCCAAAGCAGTACGTCTATTCCAAGGTCATGTCCTGGGCAGCGTTTGACAGCGCGATCACCATGGCGAGAGACCTCGGGCTTACCGCGCCGATAAAGAAGTGGAAGGGTATACAGGATGAGATCTGGAACGATGTTATGACGAAGGGATTCGATCCACAAACAAACAGCTTCGTGCAGTATTACGGATCGAAGAACGTGGATGCATCGCTTCTCCGTTTGCCCATACTTGGCTTCATACCGGCAAACGATGAGAGGTTCATTGGAACGATGAAGCGTATAGAGGACGAACTCATGGTTGACGGATACCTGTTCAGGAGATACAGGGAGGACGATGGCCTGAAGGGAGACGAGGGTTCATTCCTCATGCTCACATTCTGGTACATTGAAGATCTCATACTCATGAAGAGGCTAAAAGCTGCAAGGGCCGCTCTCGAATCCATCATTGAGAAGGCAAACCATCTTGGTCTCTATTCAGAGGAAATAGACGAAAAAACAGGCGATTTCCTGGGAAACTTTCCGCAGGCGCTGTCGCATTTAGGTATAATCCGAGTGGCGCCTAAGCTTGAGGAGGCCTTTCTAAAGAGAGTTTCAAAGATAAATGAGTGA
- a CDS encoding aldo/keto reductase produces MKYVRLGNSGTIVSQVAIGTWHLPGSGKYHMDGVEMVDEAEFYKIVRKAYDAGINFFDTANIYHGRVEKNEDHIDHIGNSEKILGRSLKGYDRESLVIATKVRGPVSTFPNGEGLSRKHIMWQIRESLNRLDVDYVDLYQIHWPDQNTPHLETMRTLSHLVDMDLVRYVGESNHSATDIEDFMNISERYGLHPFVTMQEPYNIMQRGIEKDKLNVARKYGLGLLAYIPLAQGVLSGKYLRPPEPGSRSSYYPDLISFSRKNEGIIKELMELAKEKGITGSQLAIAWIIKRSEIEKIPMIPLLGVTKEKYLDENLAALDVRLNDDDMKRIDQLTSGVES; encoded by the coding sequence ATGAAATATGTAAGGCTTGGAAATTCAGGGACGATAGTCTCTCAGGTTGCCATAGGCACGTGGCATCTCCCTGGATCGGGAAAATATCATATGGATGGAGTGGAGATGGTAGACGAAGCTGAATTCTACAAAATTGTGAGGAAGGCCTATGACGCAGGCATCAATTTCTTTGATACAGCGAACATATACCACGGCCGCGTGGAGAAGAATGAGGATCACATAGATCACATAGGCAACTCAGAGAAAATACTCGGTAGATCGCTCAAGGGATACGACAGGGAATCTCTGGTAATCGCAACAAAGGTCAGGGGCCCGGTATCCACTTTTCCAAATGGTGAGGGTCTTTCCAGAAAGCACATAATGTGGCAGATAAGGGAGAGTCTTAACAGGCTTGATGTGGACTATGTGGATCTTTACCAGATACACTGGCCGGATCAAAATACGCCACACCTTGAGACCATGCGCACGCTGAGCCATCTGGTCGATATGGATCTTGTGAGGTACGTCGGAGAGAGCAACCACTCTGCCACTGATATAGAGGATTTCATGAACATCTCTGAAAGGTATGGCCTGCATCCCTTTGTGACCATGCAGGAGCCGTACAACATAATGCAGCGCGGCATAGAGAAGGACAAGTTGAACGTGGCCAGAAAGTATGGACTTGGCCTGCTTGCATACATACCTTTGGCACAGGGCGTGCTCTCTGGCAAGTATCTCAGACCGCCTGAGCCAGGATCCAGGTCATCGTACTATCCGGATCTGATATCCTTCAGCAGGAAAAACGAGGGCATTATAAAGGAACTGATGGAACTTGCCAAGGAGAAGGGCATAACTGGGAGCCAGCTTGCCATAGCCTGGATAATCAAAAGATCGGAAATAGAAAAAATACCTATGATACCGCTGCTGGGAGTGACGAAGGAAAAGTATCTTGACGAGAACCTTGCCGCCCTGGATGTCAGGCTGAACGATGACGATATGAAGAGGATAGATCAGCTGACCTCAGGTGTAGAATCCTGA
- a CDS encoding B12-binding domain-containing radical SAM protein: MTRFVLVSDTTLSYEYRHFPLLDFLPCAPGKAIPGPIYRFLKGPEPPNVNGIVKYAPYAIRKIEASLVRAFGRDSVVVVDEDYLGQYVDDKTEVIGVSTMDPLGLGPTTMSYYALFGGDLDAWVRREWDSLMEKVNKAREGKKAKLIVGGPGVWEFTILRDEIDKYKVDYYVQGETDDVVAELFRQVAEDNIDKQMFFNGYMSYDENFHKVLKKDEKFLARGITQSAYPRLEDIPEIINPSMKGMVEVMRGCGVGCDFCEVTLRPLRYMPLNMIVDEIKINVAGGVDNAWLHSDEIFGYKHGHFFEPNEEALSELFSTVMSVPGVKTSNPTHGRISIPAGYPEMMEKLSKILKAGPRNWIGIQTGLETGSEELAKKHMPNKTLPLRIGVDGSWQDIVWQGVFVETRNYWRSAFTIQVGQEGETPEDLWETIALINKLSNSYVDGRPFEFTVTPLVNVPLGRIKSKKLNTSMLDVNGLAVYYASYRHLAKMAARDGFRDAHGNAFLKLATGGLISFGGRLMMDFIEKKAQKAGVDIDKVKRYGIESTDEITSLAQFARA, from the coding sequence ATGACCAGATTCGTGCTCGTATCCGACACAACTCTCAGTTATGAATATAGACATTTCCCATTGCTGGACTTTCTTCCGTGTGCTCCAGGGAAGGCCATTCCTGGCCCAATATATCGTTTTCTCAAGGGCCCAGAACCTCCCAATGTCAACGGAATCGTCAAATACGCTCCATATGCAATAAGAAAGATAGAGGCGTCTCTCGTCAGAGCTTTTGGCAGAGACAGCGTGGTTGTCGTTGACGAGGATTATTTGGGCCAGTATGTTGATGATAAGACCGAGGTCATAGGTGTTTCCACAATGGATCCCTTAGGCCTGGGCCCAACAACTATGTCCTATTATGCATTGTTTGGTGGAGACCTCGACGCCTGGGTCAGACGGGAATGGGACAGCCTGATGGAAAAGGTCAACAAGGCCAGGGAGGGCAAGAAGGCGAAGCTGATAGTTGGCGGCCCTGGAGTGTGGGAATTCACAATACTGAGAGACGAAATTGACAAATACAAAGTTGATTACTATGTACAGGGCGAAACGGACGATGTCGTCGCTGAACTTTTCAGGCAGGTTGCAGAGGACAACATAGACAAGCAGATGTTTTTCAATGGATACATGAGCTATGACGAAAACTTCCACAAAGTCCTTAAGAAGGATGAAAAATTCCTTGCGAGAGGCATAACGCAGTCAGCATATCCGCGGCTTGAGGATATCCCTGAGATCATAAATCCATCGATGAAGGGCATGGTGGAGGTTATGCGTGGCTGCGGCGTTGGCTGCGATTTCTGTGAAGTGACGTTAAGACCGCTCAGATACATGCCACTGAACATGATCGTTGACGAGATAAAGATAAACGTAGCTGGCGGTGTTGACAACGCGTGGTTGCATTCAGATGAGATATTCGGCTACAAGCACGGCCATTTCTTCGAGCCAAATGAGGAAGCTCTAAGCGAATTATTCTCTACAGTCATGAGCGTTCCCGGAGTGAAGACCTCAAACCCGACGCACGGCAGAATATCCATACCTGCTGGATACCCGGAGATGATGGAGAAGCTGTCTAAGATTCTGAAGGCCGGCCCGAGAAACTGGATCGGGATACAGACCGGTCTTGAGACGGGAAGCGAAGAGCTGGCGAAGAAGCATATGCCGAACAAGACTCTGCCGCTCAGGATAGGCGTCGATGGATCATGGCAGGACATCGTATGGCAGGGAGTGTTTGTTGAAACCAGGAACTACTGGAGATCAGCTTTCACAATACAGGTTGGCCAGGAGGGTGAGACTCCGGAGGATCTCTGGGAGACGATAGCGCTGATAAACAAACTGAGCAATTCCTATGTAGATGGCCGCCCATTCGAATTCACGGTAACTCCGCTTGTGAACGTACCGCTTGGCAGAATAAAATCCAAGAAGCTCAACACCAGCATGCTTGATGTCAACGGCCTGGCTGTATACTATGCTTCATACAGGCATTTGGCGAAGATGGCTGCGAGGGATGGCTTCAGGGATGCTCACGGAAACGCCTTCCTGAAACTCGCAACGGGTGGCCTGATATCATTTGGTGGAAGGCTTATGATGGATTTCATCGAGAAGAAAGCACAGAAGGCCGGCGTAGACATAGATAAGGTTAAGAGGTATGGAATAGAGAGCACAGACGAGATAACTTCGCTGGCTCAATTTGCCAGAGCATGA
- a CDS encoding DUF1936 domain-containing protein has product MRVEKIMNSNFKTVNWNTTVFDAVKIMNENHLYGLVVKDDNGNDVGLLSERSIIKRFIPRNKKPDEVPIRLVMRKPIPKVKSDYDVKDVAAYLSENGLERCAVVDDSGRVVGIVTLTDLSRYLSRASITDILLSHRTKDYQHLCPKCGVGVLEPVYNEKGEIKVFRCSNPACDYEE; this is encoded by the coding sequence ATGAGAGTAGAAAAGATAATGAATTCAAACTTCAAGACGGTGAACTGGAATACAACGGTATTCGACGCGGTCAAGATAATGAATGAAAACCATCTTTACGGTCTTGTGGTCAAAGATGATAACGGTAACGATGTGGGCCTTTTAAGCGAACGCAGCATAATAAAGCGCTTCATTCCAAGGAATAAGAAACCTGATGAGGTACCGATAAGGCTCGTCATGAGAAAGCCGATACCAAAGGTAAAAAGCGATTACGATGTGAAGGACGTGGCCGCTTATTTAAGTGAAAACGGCCTTGAGAGATGTGCAGTGGTCGATGATTCCGGCCGTGTTGTTGGCATAGTTACGCTAACAGATCTGTCCAGGTATCTTTCTAGGGCGTCCATAACGGACATACTGCTGTCGCACAGGACAAAGGATTACCAGCATCTCTGCCCAAAATGCGGTGTGGGCGTACTCGAACCTGTTTACAATGAAAAAGGAGAAATAAAGGTATTCAGATGCTCAAACCCTGCATGCGACTACGAGGAGTAA
- a CDS encoding SCP2 sterol-binding domain-containing protein: MSSKDLIKQIIEKIPEKDMADLAKSSKTVNIELTDSDPFRIAIGEGKISIADGKAEKADATVKCSDQVLGDIITGKLNAFSAFMSGKVTVSGDLFFVQKMITVLGKGK, from the coding sequence ATGAGTTCAAAGGATCTTATAAAGCAGATAATAGAAAAGATACCTGAAAAGGATATGGCCGATCTGGCCAAATCCAGCAAGACTGTTAACATAGAGCTTACGGATTCGGATCCGTTCCGGATAGCAATCGGCGAGGGAAAGATCAGCATCGCAGATGGAAAGGCTGAAAAGGCTGATGCGACAGTAAAATGCTCGGATCAAGTTCTTGGCGATATCATTACGGGTAAACTCAACGCGTTTTCTGCCTTCATGAGTGGCAAGGTTACGGTTTCAGGCGATCTTTTCTTTGTTCAGAAGATGATAACTGTTCTCGGAAAGGGGAAATGA
- a CDS encoding 3-hydroxyacyl-CoA dehydrogenase/enoyl-CoA hydratase family protein, whose translation MEINKVTVIGSGIMGHGIAEVIALAGIDVNIEDISNEVLDKAKASINSSLDRLVSSGKLKNKDEVLSRIHYFTDIPSSVKDADLVIEAVPEVLDIKKSVFDQLDKSTKDSAILATNTSNIRLTEIAEGIKKKGKVVGMHFFNPPVVLKLVEVIRSQYTEDEVFETVYEFSKRIGKTPIKVYKDTPGFVVNRINAPESLYFCLVIDNNLAKPEEVDRFARSQGLPMGPYELMDYVGIDTVYHSLQYYAKELSPDYSKCQVYTKLFNEKKLGLKTGEGFYKWVNGKAQIPEAKPTKAVELMDIFALEINEAVKIIEDGVASPDDIETGVKLGMNRPFGPITVAKGLTNAEVKAKLEALYQKFSVEVFKPAKSIAEGKLKTVISMQVALSKAEEKKEAASAYISSSDPVIMETKGRIAILRINNTKNNLINAAVMDGLEKALTDLWNNREISVIVLTGNGPVFSAGAQLDSFFSSTFDFMEFSRRGERVFKLLSEIPKVTIAELKGYTLGGGFEMALACDIRVATEDVQIGFPEVTLGLVPGWGGTQRLSRTAGQSRAAYYILTGERFTGKEAYEMGIVAKIFSKDTIDSETLNLAQNIADKVAPISAALAKRLVLRSTNTSLDDGLEMEAISMGLLYGTEDLKEGISAFLGKRKPNYQGK comes from the coding sequence ATGGAGATCAACAAGGTAACTGTCATAGGATCCGGAATAATGGGGCATGGGATAGCAGAAGTCATAGCTCTTGCTGGCATTGACGTCAACATCGAAGATATTTCAAACGAGGTTCTGGACAAGGCGAAGGCTTCCATAAATTCCAGTCTGGACAGGTTAGTCAGTTCTGGGAAATTGAAAAATAAGGATGAAGTTTTATCGCGTATTCACTATTTCACGGATATACCTTCATCTGTGAAAGATGCGGACCTGGTAATAGAGGCCGTTCCGGAAGTATTGGATATAAAGAAGAGTGTTTTCGACCAGCTGGACAAGAGCACAAAGGACAGCGCCATACTTGCCACAAACACATCCAACATCAGGCTCACAGAGATCGCGGAGGGAATAAAGAAAAAGGGCAAGGTTGTCGGCATGCACTTCTTCAACCCACCGGTTGTGCTAAAGCTGGTTGAGGTCATAAGATCTCAGTACACTGAAGATGAAGTATTCGAAACGGTTTACGAATTCTCGAAGAGGATTGGAAAGACACCTATAAAGGTCTACAAGGACACCCCGGGTTTTGTGGTTAACAGGATAAACGCTCCGGAATCACTGTACTTTTGCCTGGTGATAGATAATAATCTGGCGAAGCCGGAGGAGGTTGACAGATTCGCACGATCACAGGGACTGCCCATGGGACCGTACGAGCTTATGGACTACGTCGGCATAGATACCGTCTATCATTCTCTACAGTACTACGCAAAGGAGCTATCTCCAGATTATTCTAAGTGCCAAGTGTACACGAAGCTCTTCAATGAGAAGAAGCTTGGGCTGAAGACCGGCGAAGGTTTCTACAAATGGGTGAATGGTAAGGCGCAGATACCTGAGGCAAAGCCCACAAAGGCCGTGGAGCTTATGGACATCTTCGCTCTGGAGATAAACGAGGCGGTGAAGATAATAGAGGACGGTGTTGCCTCGCCCGATGATATAGAGACGGGTGTAAAGCTCGGAATGAACAGACCATTCGGCCCGATAACTGTGGCAAAGGGCTTAACCAATGCTGAGGTAAAGGCTAAGCTGGAGGCACTCTACCAGAAATTCAGCGTGGAGGTCTTCAAACCGGCGAAGTCCATAGCTGAGGGGAAGCTCAAGACGGTTATATCGATGCAGGTAGCGCTCTCCAAGGCCGAAGAGAAGAAGGAGGCAGCATCAGCATACATTTCATCCAGCGATCCAGTAATAATGGAGACGAAGGGCAGGATCGCCATACTTCGTATAAATAATACGAAGAATAATCTGATAAATGCAGCGGTAATGGATGGTCTCGAGAAGGCCCTTACGGATCTTTGGAACAACCGTGAGATATCTGTTATCGTATTGACTGGAAATGGCCCGGTCTTCTCAGCTGGAGCACAGCTGGACTCGTTCTTCAGCAGCACCTTTGACTTCATGGAGTTCTCCAGGCGTGGAGAGCGTGTTTTTAAACTGCTAAGTGAGATACCGAAGGTTACAATAGCCGAGTTGAAGGGCTACACACTCGGCGGAGGATTCGAGATGGCACTCGCCTGTGATATAAGGGTTGCCACCGAGGATGTGCAGATAGGGTTCCCAGAGGTTACACTTGGCCTTGTTCCCGGATGGGGTGGCACACAGAGGCTCTCACGTACAGCTGGACAGTCCAGAGCTGCTTACTATATACTCACAGGTGAGAGGTTCACAGGCAAAGAGGCTTATGAGATGGGCATCGTCGCGAAGATATTCAGCAAGGACACAATCGACTCGGAGACGCTGAACCTGGCTCAGAACATAGCTGATAAGGTTGCACCAATATCTGCTGCACTGGCTAAGAGGCTTGTTCTCAGGAGCACGAACACATCCCTGGATGATGGGCTGGAGATGGAAGCCATATCGATGGGCCTGCTCTACGGTACAGAGGATCTCAAGGAGGGCATCTCGGCATTCCTGGGTAAGAGAAAACCAAATTATCAGGGTAAATGA
- a CDS encoding fatty acid--CoA ligase has translation MEYKYELTIDKLLQSGVSSNPDQIINYTGKREFTFKDFSKRVNTLAKALISIGVKKGDRVAVIDWDTYVYLEAYFAVPMVDAVLHTVNVRYPQDLIYYTMDHAEDKYVIVRDEFVPILSKNREAFYFIKGWIVYSETGQIPDSLSPKYVYDDLMKESYSDIELPQLSENDLATTFYTSGTTGIPKGVQFTHRQIVLHSISSGLALADDPINLTSRDVIMPLVPMFHVHAWGVPYMSIMSGRRYVLPGRYDFDHIIDLIDKYNVSVIAMVPSILYLIVTNPNVKKIAGRGIKAIVGGGALPEGLANAAEKLGITAISGYGLSETAPILTLATYNERVKAMPESEKKKFRLKTGIPIPLVQLRVVDDKMNDVPKDEKTIGEIVVRAPWLTSVYVKNKEGTEALWRGDWMHTGDLAVMDEYGYIRIVDREKDAVKSGGEFIPSLVLEDAISSCSGVVENAVVGRPDEKWGERPVAFYTGTAKPDEIRKHLIEMVNAGRIAKFWIPDDFINIKEFAKTSTGKIDKKVLREMIKK, from the coding sequence ATGGAATACAAATATGAGTTGACCATAGATAAGCTGTTGCAGAGTGGAGTGTCATCCAACCCTGATCAGATAATAAACTACACCGGCAAAAGGGAGTTCACCTTCAAAGATTTCTCCAAAAGGGTGAACACACTTGCCAAAGCTCTGATATCAATCGGCGTAAAGAAGGGCGATAGAGTTGCCGTTATAGACTGGGACACTTACGTATATCTAGAGGCCTACTTCGCCGTTCCAATGGTCGATGCAGTTCTCCATACAGTGAACGTCCGTTACCCGCAGGATCTCATATACTATACAATGGATCATGCTGAGGATAAGTACGTGATAGTGAGGGATGAGTTTGTACCGATACTATCGAAGAACAGAGAAGCTTTCTACTTCATAAAGGGATGGATCGTCTACTCCGAGACAGGGCAGATTCCGGACTCCCTGTCACCAAAATATGTGTACGATGATCTGATGAAGGAATCCTATTCTGACATAGAACTACCCCAGCTGTCAGAGAACGATCTAGCAACCACGTTCTATACATCTGGAACGACAGGCATACCAAAAGGGGTGCAGTTCACGCACAGGCAGATCGTACTGCACTCCATATCATCCGGACTGGCGCTCGCCGACGATCCTATCAACCTTACGTCTCGCGATGTGATAATGCCGCTTGTGCCGATGTTCCATGTGCATGCCTGGGGTGTACCATACATGAGCATAATGTCAGGTAGACGCTACGTGCTTCCTGGCAGGTACGACTTTGATCACATAATCGATCTCATCGATAAATACAACGTAAGCGTAATAGCTATGGTCCCTTCGATACTGTATCTCATAGTTACAAATCCGAATGTGAAGAAGATCGCAGGACGCGGAATAAAGGCGATAGTCGGAGGCGGAGCCCTGCCAGAAGGCTTAGCAAACGCGGCTGAGAAGCTCGGAATAACTGCCATATCGGGATACGGATTGTCTGAGACCGCTCCGATACTCACGCTTGCGACGTACAACGAGAGGGTAAAAGCGATGCCAGAATCCGAGAAGAAAAAATTCAGGCTCAAAACCGGGATTCCGATACCCCTGGTGCAGCTCAGGGTCGTAGATGACAAGATGAACGATGTGCCCAAGGATGAGAAGACTATAGGCGAGATCGTTGTTCGGGCTCCATGGCTCACCAGCGTTTACGTGAAGAACAAAGAAGGGACAGAGGCTCTGTGGCGTGGCGACTGGATGCACACCGGTGATCTCGCGGTGATGGATGAGTACGGCTACATACGCATCGTTGACAGGGAGAAGGATGCAGTAAAATCGGGCGGAGAGTTCATACCATCGCTGGTCCTTGAGGATGCCATAAGCTCATGCTCAGGCGTTGTCGAGAACGCCGTAGTGGGAAGGCCTGACGAAAAGTGGGGAGAGAGGCCAGTGGCGTTCTACACCGGCACGGCCAAGCCAGATGAGATAAGAAAGCATCTCATCGAGATGGTAAACGCCGGAAGGATAGCAAAGTTCTGGATACCGGACGATTTCATAAATATAAAAGAATTCGCAAAAACAAGCACAGGAAAGATAGATAAAAAGGTTCTGAGGGAAATGATCAAGAAATGA
- a CDS encoding PaaI family thioesterase yields MFDGEDLKKIFAMDGFLRNIEFEVSYISEGSIEIKVPLKENLMRVGDIMNGGAIMAISDAIGGLTVMTYGSVINQVTVNFNTEFIRPIGTGPVIFRSSMVRIGKNIAYVDVAAIDGNGQLCSKSMGTYYIYR; encoded by the coding sequence ATGTTTGATGGAGAAGACCTGAAGAAGATTTTCGCAATGGATGGCTTCCTTCGAAATATAGAGTTCGAAGTGTCGTATATTTCCGAAGGTTCAATAGAAATAAAGGTCCCGCTGAAGGAAAATCTGATGCGTGTGGGCGATATAATGAACGGCGGCGCAATAATGGCGATCTCCGATGCGATCGGAGGTCTCACAGTAATGACGTATGGATCCGTCATAAATCAGGTCACCGTGAATTTCAACACCGAATTCATAAGGCCAATCGGTACTGGCCCGGTAATATTCAGAAGCAGCATGGTCAGGATAGGAAAGAACATTGCCTATGTGGATGTTGCTGCCATAGATGGAAATGGCCAGCTGTGTTCAAAATCCATGGGAACATATTATATCTACAGATAA
- a CDS encoding acyl-CoA dehydrogenase family protein, with protein sequence MMEEYEILRNTVKEFAAKEIEPVSKDIEINGIQRSLKEKIAGQGFIGATLPAEKGGAGLDENGYMIILEETAKASPSVSMWIFLTNLYLKLNPDSDKKANILSGSIDVTVDLSPYYLRGKSAALTVTGGKLTGKITNVINGTASSIIASDGSSIYAIDSGMHAVSKSHLGLRGMDLSDVDFDSSTYEKVGSEEKLRMELKNSDGEVAAIFLGIADGTMIKAADYSKVRNAFDRPLKDYTPIFDEIVSAKTEIDLIRFYLYGNQSEYAKALCKIKAREIALTASRSSLQIHGGYGYIHDFGIEKYYRDAMAMAVYFGEDSWENSVISQAVLGEKGGII encoded by the coding sequence ATGATGGAGGAGTACGAAATACTGAGAAATACGGTGAAAGAATTCGCTGCAAAGGAGATCGAACCTGTATCGAAGGACATAGAGATCAACGGAATTCAGCGTTCGCTAAAGGAAAAGATCGCCGGGCAGGGTTTCATAGGGGCAACGCTTCCAGCAGAGAAGGGAGGCGCCGGGCTGGATGAGAACGGATACATGATAATTCTGGAGGAAACAGCAAAGGCCTCACCATCAGTTTCAATGTGGATATTTCTAACGAACCTCTATCTTAAGCTGAATCCTGACAGCGATAAGAAGGCCAACATCTTGTCCGGAAGTATCGATGTCACAGTTGATCTATCCCCATACTATCTGAGAGGCAAATCTGCGGCGCTCACGGTCACCGGCGGCAAGCTCACAGGGAAGATCACGAATGTCATAAACGGAACGGCATCCTCCATCATTGCCAGCGATGGAAGCAGTATCTATGCCATAGATTCGGGAATGCATGCCGTAAGCAAAAGCCATCTCGGGCTGCGGGGCATGGATCTCTCGGATGTTGATTTTGATTCCTCCACATACGAAAAGGTCGGTTCTGAGGAGAAACTGAGGATGGAGCTGAAGAACTCAGACGGAGAGGTAGCAGCAATATTTCTAGGTATAGCGGATGGCACAATGATAAAGGCCGCAGACTATTCAAAAGTGAGAAATGCCTTTGATCGCCCGCTGAAGGACTACACGCCAATATTTGATGAGATAGTGAGTGCCAAGACTGAGATAGATCTTATTCGCTTCTACCTATATGGAAATCAGAGTGAATACGCAAAGGCTTTGTGCAAGATCAAGGCAAGGGAGATAGCGCTGACAGCCAGCAGGAGTTCGCTGCAGATACATGGCGGTTATGGATACATCCATGACTTCGGGATAGAGAAGTATTACAGGGATGCCATGGCCATGGCTGTGTATTTCGGAGAAGATTCCTGGGAGAACAGCGTCATATCTCAGGCTGTGCTGGGTGAGAAGGGCGGAATAATTTAA